The segment GCAGCTGGGCCACCCTATTTTGGGCTGCGATCTGTATGGTGGTCGCCTGCTGTCAGGAACCGAAGGGACACCGCGCCTGATGCTGCACGCCGGTGAATTACACTTTGTTCATCCTGTCAGCGAAGAAGAGATTAAGGCCATACATCCCTGCCCGTTCTGAATGCGAAAATCGCTGTTACGTTGCCAGAGCGGAGAAGCCCGACGTCAGGCTAACGCCCGTGCGTGAAGCGTTTGCCCGCTAGCGCTGAACGTGAAAAAGCTAACCGAAATTTACCACATCAGATCATCAGGCACTTTAAAATCGGCGTAGGGATCGTCTTCGTCCTGCTCTTCCTGACTGAGTGCGCTATTTAATACAATGCTGTTCGCATCCCGCTGGGCAATTTTATCGGCCACGCTCGCCGGGATAATAGCGTACTGGCTTTCGCCACCGTTATCGGCGACCAGACGGGCAATGGCCAGGCGACCATTAATAAGCTGGGTTTGCGTCGTCTTATCAACGGCTATTTTTTTAATCAGGTTATTGTCTGTAAAGTTAAAATCAATGCTGCCTTTTGCAATGACCACCCTGTTCATTTCAATAAGCTGTTTCACCTGAGCTTTATACTCTTTCGATAAAGCGGCCTGTTTCTGCTGTTCATTGAGCTGCTTATCACGCTCAAGCTGTGACTTTTTATTTTCTTCCACCGCCTCTCTGGCCTCACGGGCCTGAACGCGTGATTTTTTAGCCGTTTTTTGCACTTTGGCCATTTTTTTGCTGGTCACTAATCCAGCCTTAAGCATCTGCTCTTGTAAGGTGAGTTTTGTCATCTTCGTCTCTAAACCCATAAAAAAATTTAGGGGATTATACCTGTAACTTTCAGAGCTGTACCAGCCTGTCGGACCGGATCGCCAGGAGGGTGAGGCTAGCGAGGTTTATCCTGAGATGAGTTAAGGTTCATCAGTCTTTGCTCGATACATGTCGCGGTGAAGGTCGCGGCATCAGAAAAACCCGTATTCTGCGCGACAATCTGCACACCCTCCAGCAGCAGGGTTATCTCCTTTGCCAGCGATTCAGGCTCTGCGGCGCCCGACTGTTGGCATAGCGTCTCCAGTCGATGAAATTGCCTCTGCTTATGTTCAACAATTATCGTGCGCACGTCCGGAAAATGTTCGCCCGCTTCAGCCAGCGTATTGGTAAACGGGCACCCGCGATGCAGCGTCGCATTTACGTTATCGGTAATAAACTGGACAAAACCCATTATTTGCTGGATGGGCTGGTCGGGAAAACGCGCCTGCAAATCATTGAAAATCGCAGCGTAATCTTCAGTCAGGAGTTTGATCCATTCCATAACCAGTACTTCTTTAGACGCAAAATGGCGGTAGAGCGTCATTTTGGTCGATCCTGCTTTCTCAGCAATGGCATCGACGGTGACGCGCAAAATACCATCCTGACAGAACAGCGTTTCTGCCGCCAGCAGCAGGCGTTCGCGGGGCGGTAAGCGAGGCTCGATGTTTCTGGGCACAGTAATCCTCATTGAACGATACCGTTCAGTATAGTACGATACTACATAGTATCATGTGATACTCACCAGTATACACGATTGTTTTTATCGTATTAATGGCTTTTTAACGGAGCACTATGAAACTTTCTGAATACACCGAGTTTGATGCGGTTGGGCTGGCGGCGCTTATCTCGCGGGGCGAGGTAAAAGCGTGCGAAGTGAAGACTGCCGCGCTTGC is part of the Erwinia sp. HDF1-3R genome and harbors:
- a CDS encoding DUF2058 domain-containing protein codes for the protein MTKLTLQEQMLKAGLVTSKKMAKVQKTAKKSRVQAREAREAVEENKKSQLERDKQLNEQQKQAALSKEYKAQVKQLIEMNRVVIAKGSIDFNFTDNNLIKKIAVDKTTQTQLINGRLAIARLVADNGGESQYAIIPASVADKIAQRDANSIVLNSALSQEEQDEDDPYADFKVPDDLMW
- a CDS encoding TetR/AcrR family transcriptional regulator; amino-acid sequence: MPRNIEPRLPPRERLLLAAETLFCQDGILRVTVDAIAEKAGSTKMTLYRHFASKEVLVMEWIKLLTEDYAAIFNDLQARFPDQPIQQIMGFVQFITDNVNATLHRGCPFTNTLAEAGEHFPDVRTIIVEHKQRQFHRLETLCQQSGAAEPESLAKEITLLLEGVQIVAQNTGFSDAATFTATCIEQRLMNLNSSQDKPR